CACGCACACGTGCATGAGTTGTTCCCCGGCATGACGGTGACCGGCTGCTACCAGTTCCGAGTAACGCGGAACAGCGATCTGGCGGTTGCCGTCGACGACGACGATGATTTGCTCAAAACCTTGCAAGGCGGATTGTTCGAACGTAATTACGGCGATGCCGTTCGCCTGGAGGTTGCGGACAACTGCCCGCAAGAGATGATTGATTTTCTCTGTGACCGCTTCAAGTTGAACAATCAGGCGGTGTTTCAGGTGCATGGACCGGTTAATCTCAATCGCTTGATGGCACTGTATGGGTTGGTGAACCGGCCGGATCTAAAAGACGAACCGTTTACGCCGAAATTGAAGAAGGAATTCAGCAGCGAAGCCAATATTTTCGAAACCATCGAGCAGCGCGGCGCGGTCTTGTTACACCATCCGTATGAGTCGTTCATGCCGGTGGTCGAGTTTGTTCGCCAGGCGGCGAGCGATCCCAAAGTGGTTGCCATCAAGATGACGCTTTACCGCACTGGGCGGGACTCGGCGATTGTTGATGCGCTCGAGGCCGCAGCACGCGCCGGCAAGGAAGTGACGGCAGTGGTTGAACTCCGCGCCCGCTTCGATGAAGAGGCGAATATCGATATTACGACTCGCTTGCAGAAGGCGGGGGCGTATGTGGCTTATGGCATCGTAGGGTACAAAACCCACGCCAAGATGACGCTCGTCTTGCGCCGTGACGGCTCCCGCTTAAAACGCTTCGTCCATATGGGTACAGGTAACTACCATCCTGGCACGGCTCGTATTTACACCGATTTTGGCCTGTTGACGGACGACCGATTCCTCGGTGACGACGTGAACAAGTTGTTCATGCAGTTGACCGGATTGGGACGAGGTATGCGCCTGAAACGCATTCTGCAGTCGCCGTTCACGTTGCATAGTGGGATGCTTGATCGTATCGAACGTGAGATCGAGCATGCGCAGGCTGGGCGGAAGGCTTTGATTCGCGCCAAGATGAACGCATTGATAGACCGTCAGATCATCGAGGCACTCTACCGGGCCTCGCAGGCTGGCGTGCAAATCGATCTGATCATCCGCGGTGTGTGCTGCATTCAGCCCGGCATTGCGGGGTTGTCGGAAAATATCCGCGTGCGTTCAGTCATGGGGCGCTTTCTTGAGCACCCACGCGTGTTTTATTTTTTGAACGATGGTGACGATGAACTGTTCCTGTCGAGTGCCGACTGGATGCCGCGTAACTTTTTCGTCCGTGTGGAGACGTGTTTCCCGATCGATGCGCCTGAAATCAAAGCACGTGTCATCAATGAAGCGTTCGAGCGGTATCTGGCCGATAACACGGGTGCATGGTCACTGGAGGCCGATGGCCAATATCATCGCGTGAAGCGTCATCACAATGCCAAACCGCGCTCCGCACAACAGTCTTTGCTGGATGATTTGACTTGAGTAGAGGTTGTCCATTGTCTCAATCGAGCTCCTTGCGGCGAGCCGATTAAAGAAGGATCAGATTATCGCGGTGAATCAGTTCATCCTCTTCTGCGAATCCCAGTAGCTCAGCAATCGCGTTACTGGGTTGCCGACACAGCCTTTTCGCATGAGTGGAGCCGTAGTTGATAAGGCCGCGCCCCAAATCCGTGCCCGCTTCATCGACGATGCGCACCAGATCGCCGCGAGTGAACTCACCAGTGACTTCAAGGACGCCAATGGGCAGCAGGGAGCGACCGCCTTGGCGCAGCGCGGCGGCAGCGCCCGTGTCCACGCGAACCGTACCCCGGGCGCGCAATTGCCCGGCAAGCCATTGTTTTCGGGCGGCCAGTCGAGTTTGTGCCGGTTGAAAAACCGTGCCAACGCCGGATGTTCCCGCGGCCAGTTGGAGCAGAACGTGTGGTGTAGCGCCCGAGGCGACAACGGTTGCCGCTCCTGATTGGGCGGCGCGCTTGGCTGCCATGACCTTGGTGTACATGCCGCCACGCCCCAGTCGGCCACCTTCGGGGGAAGCCATGGTTTCAAGGGCGGGGTCTCCTGCTGTTACCTCGGTGAGTAGTCGCGCTGACGGGTTCTTGCGCGGATCGGCATCGAACAGCCCGAGCTGGTCGGTCAGAATGACCAGCACATCGGCTTCGACGAGATTCGCGACGAGTGCGGCCAGCGTGTCGTTATCACCAAAACGGATTTCATCGGTAGCGACGGTGTCGTTTTCGTTGACGACCGGCACCACGCCCAGGTCGAGGAGTGTGCGCAAGGTGCTGCGCGCATTGAGGTAGCGCTGGCGGTTTGACAGATCGTCGTGGGTAAGAAGAATCTGTGCCGTGTGGATGCCATGCCGAAGCAGTACGTCGGCATAGGCTTGCACCAAGCCCATCTGACCCACGGCAGCGGCGGCCTGGAGTTCGGGCAGGGCAGAGGGTCGCTCCGGCCATCCCAGCCGAGCCATCCCCTCGGCGACGGCACCGGAGGTAACGATCACGACTTCCCGCCCTTCGGCGCGCATCGCCGCGATTTGTTCCGCCCAGCGGTCGATTGCGGATAAGTCGAGGCCCGCGCCGTTCCCCGTCACCATGGCCGAGCCGATCTTGATGACCCATCGACGATCGGTTTTCAGGTGGGCGCGCAAATCAACCCCCGTATCAACCCCCATGGCAGGATTGGCGTCTCGTTCAACCATGGCGGATTACTCCTCGGTCCACTCAAGATCGGGATTATCGAATTTCGCGGGCGGAACGACAGGCGCCTTGGCCGCTTCGGCAGCTGCTGCCTGATCCGCTGCACGGGCCGCTTCCATGAACTCCATGATGGCCCAGACCAACGCGGTAGTACCCTGTTTTTCAAGGGCGCTGATTGCAAAAATAGGTCCCTTGAAATCCAGTTCGTGACGGAAGCGTTGGGTGAGCAAGTTGATTTGTTCGCTGCGTTCTTCTTCCAGCCATTGATCGATCTTGTTCAGGATCAGCCAACGCGGGCGCTCGGCCGAATGCGTCTGATGGCTTTCATCGTAACGCACCAGTTCCTCTTCGATAATGGCGACCGATTCGATCGGGTCCGCCTCGTCCAGCGGGGCGACATCCACGATGTGCAGCAACAGATTGGTACGCGCAAGATGACGCAAAAACTGATGGCCCAGCCCGGCTCCTTCGGCAGCCCCTTCAATCAAGCCCGGAATATCGGCGACCACAAAGCTGCGGTGCGGTTCAGGTGCAACCACGCCCAGATTGGGGTGCAGGGTGGTAAACGGGTAATCTGCCACCTTGGGTTTGGCCTGTGAAATGGCGCGGATCAGGGTGGATTTGCCCGCATTGGGCATGCCGAGCAAGCCGACATCGGCCAGTACCCGCAATTCCAGCAATAATCGGCGTTCATCGCCCGGCGTGCCTTCGGTTTTCTGGCGGGGCGCGCGGTTGGTGGAGCTTTTGAAACGGGCATTACCCAATCCGTGCCAGCCGCCTTGCGCTACCAGCAGTGGTTGGGCCGGGTCGAGCACCTCGCCCAGGATTTCGCCGGTGTCGATATCGTGCACCACGGTGCCGAGGGGTACGCGTACCCACAAATCGGCGCCTTTGGCTCCGGTCATGTTCGAGCCGCTGCCGTTTTCACCGCGTTGGGCTTCGTAGTGGCGCACAAAACGAAAGTCGGCCAGCGTGTTCAGGTTGGCATCACCCAGGAAATAAACACTGCCGCCGTCTCCGCCATCCCCGCCATCGGGGCCGCCATAAGGCACGTACTTTTCGCGGCGAAAGCCGATGACGCCGTTGCCGCCGTCCCCGGCCTTCACTTTTACTTTGGCTTCATCGACAAATTTCATGGAGTTTTACCTTGCGAACCGGCACACGCATTGATTTCAGCCGATAACACTAAATTGAATGGACTGGAAACACAAAAGCCCCGCTGAAACGGGGCTGGTGAAATCACTATTTTCCTGTAGACCTTAAAGCGCGACCAGAGTCACACTGGGCTTTATACAGGAACGATGCTCACGAAACGACGTGATTTGTCGCCTTTGACTTCAAACTTGACGGCACCATCGGTCAGTGCGAACAGGGTGTAGTCGCGACCGCAACCCACATTCGCGCCCGGGTGGAACTGGGTGCCACGCTGGCGCACGATGATGCTGCCCGCGCTGATAACTTGACCGCCGTAGCGCTTGACGCCGAGGCGCTTGCTTTCTGAGTCACGACCGTTTCGGGTCGAGCCGGCTGCTTTTTTATGTGCCATGACAAAACTCCAAACTAGGCTCAGAGGCAGGCACGCGGCCTGCCAAGAGCGAATTAACCATTAATGCTGGTGATTTTGATCTCGGTATACGCTTGGCGATGACCTTGATGCTTGCGATGATGCTTACGGCGACGGAACTTGATGATGTCCACTTTCTTGCCGCGACCCTGACCGATGATTTCGGCGGTCACGCTGGCGCCTGCCAAGGCAGGGGCGCCCACTTTGATGGCATCGCCGTCGGCGATCATCAGCACGCGGTCCAATGTGACTGCGCTGCCT
This region of Halothiobacillus neapolitanus c2 genomic DNA includes:
- the ppk1 gene encoding polyphosphate kinase 1: MTETSLTPVAPVFINRELSLIAFNRRVLELAQDVSLPLLERLKFLCISSSNLDELFEVRIGSLTQQIRVGLNRPDDSGLTPGEQLDQVYTAAHSLVADQYHTLNDEVIPALAEEGIHFLRRTHWNEAQSLWVKQFFRRELLPLLTPLGLDPSHPFPRILNKSLNFVVSLEGTDDYGREAWMAIVQAPRALPRIIRMDEEASGTSSSFVFLSSIIHAHVHELFPGMTVTGCYQFRVTRNSDLAVAVDDDDDLLKTLQGGLFERNYGDAVRLEVADNCPQEMIDFLCDRFKLNNQAVFQVHGPVNLNRLMALYGLVNRPDLKDEPFTPKLKKEFSSEANIFETIEQRGAVLLHHPYESFMPVVEFVRQAASDPKVVAIKMTLYRTGRDSAIVDALEAAARAGKEVTAVVELRARFDEEANIDITTRLQKAGAYVAYGIVGYKTHAKMTLVLRRDGSRLKRFVHMGTGNYHPGTARIYTDFGLLTDDRFLGDDVNKLFMQLTGLGRGMRLKRILQSPFTLHSGMLDRIEREIEHAQAGRKALIRAKMNALIDRQIIEALYRASQAGVQIDLIIRGVCCIQPGIAGLSENIRVRSVMGRFLEHPRVFYFLNDGDDELFLSSADWMPRNFFVRVETCFPIDAPEIKARVINEAFERYLADNTGAWSLEADGQYHRVKRHHNAKPRSAQQSLLDDLT
- the proB gene encoding glutamate 5-kinase; amino-acid sequence: MVERDANPAMGVDTGVDLRAHLKTDRRWVIKIGSAMVTGNGAGLDLSAIDRWAEQIAAMRAEGREVVIVTSGAVAEGMARLGWPERPSALPELQAAAAVGQMGLVQAYADVLLRHGIHTAQILLTHDDLSNRQRYLNARSTLRTLLDLGVVPVVNENDTVATDEIRFGDNDTLAALVANLVEADVLVILTDQLGLFDADPRKNPSARLLTEVTAGDPALETMASPEGGRLGRGGMYTKVMAAKRAAQSGAATVVASGATPHVLLQLAAGTSGVGTVFQPAQTRLAARKQWLAGQLRARGTVRVDTGAAAALRQGGRSLLPIGVLEVTGEFTRGDLVRIVDEAGTDLGRGLINYGSTHAKRLCRQPSNAIAELLGFAEEDELIHRDNLILL
- the cgtA gene encoding Obg family GTPase CgtA, with amino-acid sequence MKFVDEAKVKVKAGDGGNGVIGFRREKYVPYGGPDGGDGGDGGSVYFLGDANLNTLADFRFVRHYEAQRGENGSGSNMTGAKGADLWVRVPLGTVVHDIDTGEILGEVLDPAQPLLVAQGGWHGLGNARFKSSTNRAPRQKTEGTPGDERRLLLELRVLADVGLLGMPNAGKSTLIRAISQAKPKVADYPFTTLHPNLGVVAPEPHRSFVVADIPGLIEGAAEGAGLGHQFLRHLARTNLLLHIVDVAPLDEADPIESVAIIEEELVRYDESHQTHSAERPRWLILNKIDQWLEEERSEQINLLTQRFRHELDFKGPIFAISALEKQGTTALVWAIMEFMEAARAADQAAAAEAAKAPVVPPAKFDNPDLEWTEE
- the rpmA gene encoding 50S ribosomal protein L27; translation: MAHKKAAGSTRNGRDSESKRLGVKRYGGQVISAGSIIVRQRGTQFHPGANVGCGRDYTLFALTDGAVKFEVKGDKSRRFVSIVPV
- the rplU gene encoding 50S ribosomal protein L21, which gives rise to MYAVVVTGGKQYRVEPGEWLRVEKLEGEEGSAVTLDRVLMIADGDAIKVGAPALAGASVTAEIIGQGRGKKVDIIKFRRRKHHRKHQGHRQAYTEIKITSING